Genomic segment of Saprospira sp. CCB-QB6:
CGGAGCGAAAGAGCGCAGGGCCGAGCGAGTAGCGAGCCCCCGCACAGCCCGACCCGCCCGCAGGGCGGGGCCGCCCCAAAAGAAAATAGAAGCAGCACTTATAGTGAGTGGCGATAGTACTTTCCTGATTTTGAACCGATTTAAGAAAACCACTCAAAAAATTGGGATAAAATCGATACTTTTGTGGGCCTTTATGGCCTTTTTTTCGTCTATAGGGCGAAATATAAATTGGAAAACAACCCTCTTACCGCTGGACATAAGCAGCATATAAAAAACAGACTCATGGAACCACAGCCAAAGATTAAAAAGCTGAGCATTATTATTCCTGCCTACAATGAAGGTCGAACAATTCATAGAATATTGAATAAGGTGCGAGCTGTAAATTTGCCTTCTGGAATTGAGAAGGAAGTAGTGATTGTAAATGATTGTTCGAAGGATGATACGGAAGAGGCGATCAAGCGTTATCAGGCTGCTCATCCTGATTTACCCATTCAGTATTTGGCGCATGAGGTAAATAAAGGAAAGGGGGCTGCTTTGCATACGGGAATTGAACATGCTTCTGGAGAGTATTTGATTATTCAGGATGCAGATTTAGAGTATGATCCAGAGGAGTATAATGATTTGTTAAAGCCTGTGCTCTCTGGTTTTGCAGATATTGTTTATGGTTCTCGTTTTATGGGGGGAAATCCGCATCGTATTTTGTTTTTTTGGCATAGCATCGGGAATAAGTTTTTGACCTTTTTGTCGAATATGTTTTCGAACTTGAATTTGACGGATATGGAGACTTGTTATAAGTTGTTCCGGACCGATATTATTCAACAAATTGAGTTAAAAGAAAATCGTTTTGGATTTGAGCCTGAGGTAACAGCAAAAATAGCCCGTATTCCTAAAATTAGAATTTATGAAGTAGGGATTTCTTATTATGGACGTACCTATGAGGAAGGGAAAAAAATTGGTTGGCGAGATGGATTTAGAGCTATCTATTGTATCTTGAAATACAATGTTTTCACAGCCAAGCGAAAAATGTTTAAAAATGGGGTGTTCCAGAGCAAATCCTAAATTAGTAGACCCAATAGGAGAGCGAACTTTGGAGCGCTTTGGATTGGCTAGGGATTTTAATTATTGGATGTATCAAAGTATAGTAGCTTATTGTCCTAGTCCTTGTTTAGAGATTGGTAGTGGATTGGGAAATATTTCTCGACACTTTATTGCGGAACAAAAAGATATTTGTTTAACGGATTTACGACCGCACTACTGCGAATATTTGGCTACAGAATTTGAGACGACAAGCGTTCAGCAATTAGATTTAGTAGCTAACAGTTTTGATGAGGATAATGCTGCTTTGATGGAACAATTTGCTTCAGTTTATGCACTAAATGTGGTAGAGCATATTGAGGATGATCGTTGGGCTTTGGAAAACTGTTGTAAATTGATTCGAAAGGGGGGGAATCTAGTTATCTTGGTTCCTGCCCATCAGTTTCTTTATAATAGTTTAGATGAGGCTTTAGGGCATTATAAGCGCTATACAAAAAAAGAGTTGATTCACTTATTTGAAGAACTGGGATTAAAGGTCCTTAAGGCGCAATATTGGAATGCTGCTGCTATGGCGGGGTGGTGGTGGTATGGGCGAGTCCGTAAACAAAGAGAACTACCTGCCAGTCCTCTCAAACGTTTTAATCAACTTTTACCGATTATTAAGTTATTAGACCGTTGTTTATTTGGTCAGATTGGTAATTCTGTGCTCATTGTGGGCCAAAAAAATTAAACTCAGTTTAGACAGCTATTGCTATGAAAATTACGAACGTACTTTCGCATTTTGCCATTGTAAGTATATTGCTCTTTGCGGCAATACTTTACTTTAAACCAGTTGCATTAGATAATAAATCTTTGCCTGAAAGTGATAATAGTCAGGCTCGAGGCATGCAGGCTGAAATCCAACAATATAAAAAGAAGGAGGGAACTGCTCCACTTTGGACGGATCAAGTATTTGTAGGTATGCCTTCGTATCAAATTTATGGAGAGTATAATGGAAACATTATTCAGAAGATATTTTTGTATGTAGTGCGCTTAGGGACAGCAGTAAATACCCCACATGTTATTCTGTTTATGATGATGTTGTTAGCTTACCTATCACTTATCATGTTTGGCGTGAATAAGTGGATGGCCGCAGTAGGCGGGCTAGCTTTTGGGTTAATGACAAATAACTTGGTTCTTTTTGAGGCGGGACATTCGACAAAATTGCATGCCATGACTTATATGGCGCCTATTTTGGCTGCGGCAACTATGGCCCTTAGAGGAAAGCGGATGTTGCTGGGGGCTAGTTTGATGGGGTTTTTCTTGGCTGGGCAGATTGCCGCTAACCACCTTCAGATTACCTACTATACTTTTATGATGCTCGCCTTTATTGGCGGGGCTTTTTTGGTCAATGCCTTGATTAAAAAGGAGCAACTCTTAACAGTAATCAAGGGAGGGAGTTTATTGGTTGTTGCTGTCGTATTAGCGGTGAGTGCCAATTTATCTTCGTTGTGGACTACTTATGAGTATTCTAAGGAAACTATTCGTGGAAAGTCTGAACTGACTGCTTATACCTTAGATGAAAGTGATGCTCGGGTTTTGGCCCAAGAGGGGATGAGTGCTGAAAAAATTGTTCAATTACAACAGGCCCGCATTCTTAATGAGCCGATAAAAACAGAGGCTATTTTTCTTAATCGCCTTAAGAGTGTTATTGGTCCTGATTTCGTCAATGAAAACAAAGACCGCATTTTAGCTTTGGCATCTAGCCAACAACAGGATGGCTTGAATAAGGACTATATTTTTGGTTGGAGCTACGGTAAGATGGAAACCTTTACCCTTTTGGTTCCTCATTTTTATGGAGGAGCTAATGGGATGTATTTTGCGGATGACCAATCGAAGCAAGGAATTCAGCTTAGTAATGAATCAGCAACAGGAAAGGTGGTCCAGAGCATGATGAGAAATGTTCAGGATCCTAATCAAAGCCAACAAATTGCCAATCAGTTATTACAGATGAGTAGCCAGTATTGGGGGGCTCAACCTTTTACTAGTGGTCCAGTCTATTTTGGAGCCATTATTTGTCTACTACTGATTTTGGGACTCTTCTTAGCTGAGGGCCCCTTGCGCTGGGGACTAGGCTTGGCCTTACTTTTCCTAACGGTTTTGGCCTGGGGAGATAACTTTAAGGCATTTAATTATTTCATGGTGGATTATTTCCCCATGTACAATAAGTTCCGAGCAGTAAGTATGGCACTTTCTGCTGCTCAGGTATTGGCGGCTCTTTTAGCTATTTTGGGCTTACAAGGCTTTTTTAATTTAGAAGATGAGGCTAAGCGAGAACAATATCTTTATATCGCTACAGGAATTACAGCAGGACTCTGTGCTTTTGTTCTTGTTTATAGTTTTATTGGTGATTTCTCTGCCCCTAATGATGCTCGTCTTGAAGCTATGATTGCTCAGGCACCTCAATGGGCTGAATATCTAGAAGCACTTAGAGAAGACCGGGCTAGCTTGATGCGTTCAGATGCACTTCGTTCACTGCTATTTGTTGTGCTAGGAGCTGCCAGCCTTTGGGCCTTTAATAGAGGATACTTTAAAGAGAAGCTTATTGCTGTTGCCATTTTAGCTGTTTTGAGTTTGGTGGATTTGGTTGGAGTAGATCTTAATTACGTGAATAAGGAAAGTTTCCAACGCAAAAAAGATGTAGCTGCAGCTCCTCCCATGACGAAAGCTGATCAACAAGTGCTTGCCGATAAAGATCCTCACTTCCGTGTATTTGACCTTATTGCAGGGGCTCGTCGTGGAGGCTCTCCTTCAAACTCCTTTGCCAACTCAGAAGGAGCTTATTTTCATAAGGTAATTGGGGGATATCATGCTGCGAAGCCTATCTTATTGCAAGAGATGGTGGAAGGTTATTTTACAAGCAATGAAATTTTGACCGATAAGCGCCATTTACTTGAAATGCTGAATGTGAAATACGTGATGCAAAGTCCAGACAATGCAGTTCAAATTGGAAACCTAGGTAATGCTTGGTTTGTAGAGCAAGTTAAGCAACTAGAAAATGCAGATGCTGTTTATACTGCTTTGTCTACTTTTAATCCTCGTGTAGAAGCTATTACAACTAAAGCAAACGCTGCTTATTTAGAAGGTCTGAATAATACAGCTAGTTCTGGCGACTATATTCGTCTAATGAGTTACCACCCAGAAGAACTGGTCTATGAGTCGCAAGCCACAAATGAACGCTTCGCGGTTTTCTCAGAGATTTATTATCCCGCTAGCAAAGGTTGGCACCTCTACATTGATGGACAAAGAGCCGATCAAGACTTTATTAAGGTGAACTATTTGTTGCGCGGGGCCAGAATCCCTGCTGGCAAACATGAAATCAAAATGATTTTTGAACCTAATTCATATTATACGGGAGAGGTGATTGCCCTGATTAGTTCAATATTGATTCTTTTGGCTTTGCTAGGTACTGGCTTTTTGGCCTACCGACAAGCAAAAATTAAAGCCGAAGAAAATATGATCTAAAGGCTTTTCTAAGCATAAATTTAGGCCTCTACGCTAGAGCGTAGAGGCCTATTCTTTTGTGGTCTACAAGGCTCAAAGGGCCGCAGGCAATAGCCAAATTTAAACGCACTCACTTTTATAGCTTGCAGCAATTTCCCGCTAGGCGGCCCTATTTTTCTCGGCAATAGCGAAGGCTATGCCCTTAAAAAATAGCTGGTCTAGCAGAAAATTCATAACAAAGATGGCCAAAGCAGTGCGATTAAATCTGGCTTAGGGATGGATAGCAGTGGCCCAAAGGGCCAGACCGAGGCGCCTTAGCGCCGATGGGCCGAGCGAACAGCGAGCTGCGACACAGCCCGGCCCGCCCGATGGGCGGGCAAGCCCCCAAAAAGCAGTAGTTAGACAACCAAGAGGAATATCTGGCTCGACCCAGCCAAAAATTCATGAGGGTTTCAACCCTCATTGATAAATCTTCGCAAAGCGATACCAAGCTTGCGGTGGGTTTTAACCCGCCGATAGGGCAGCCCCAAAAAAGGCATTAAAAACTTAAAGACTATTGCTCTTGTTTAAAATAAAAATCATCCTCAATTGAAGATAATTCCCAAGGAATCTGTACGCCCTCAGAAGCTTTGCGAACATTTCTACGAACCGTTTTGAAGATGTCCTCTAACTGAATATTGGGCTGCCGCATCTGTGTCAACAATTCTTCTACATAAAGGCTGTGCTCGCCTTTGGGGTTGTTTTTGGCCACGGCCCCAGGAGAGGTCGAAAAGGCAATAAAGGAGTTGTAAGGAGCCGAATTGATGGAGGCCAAGCCATTGTGCGTGTTCCGACTCGATTTAAATTCTTTTTTATAGGGATTGTCTCGACAAGCATCCAAAATAACAATGTTCAACTCGTTGCCCGCATAATCCATTTCCACCAAAACACGACCCAAATCTACAGACTCAAACTCAATGTCTTGCACCTTGCGAATATCCGCATTCACAGGGACCAAATAGTTGCGCCCATCGGCCTGCAAACCATGGCCCGTATAAAAAAATAAACCAATGCCCCCCTCTTCCTTGAGCTTTTGGCCAAAATCTCGAATCGCCCGCTTCATGTCCTCCTGCTTGGCATTGGTATAAAGCATGACCTCAAAACCCGAACGCTGCAATTCCTCGGCCATGGCCAATGCGTCCGATTGAGGGTTTTTAAGCGGCTTGTGCTCATAGGTCGAATTGCCAAAAACCAATGCCAAACGCTTTTTCCCCTCTGGAATATGGCTGAGGGCAGGCAAAACCAAACCCTTGATATTCGTAGGATCTATGTTGCTTCCCGCAAGAGGATCTTTATCCGTAGTTACTGTTTTTATGTCCTCTTCCACCAAAGTCGAAATGGTCTCAAACTGCCCATTATTCCAACGTACCTTGGCCGTAGACCCATCCGCATAAGTATAAACCCCCTCTCCAACAATCTGATTACTCTTGAATATTCCACTAAAACTCTCGCCATTGGGCCATTTGTAAGTTCCCTCGCCCTCTCGCCAGTTATTCACATATTCCCCAATGTACTGCTCCCCATTGATGTGAAAAAAATGCCCGTAACCATGCCGCTTATTTGCCCGAAATTGCCCCTTATATACATTGCCATTCTTAAAGCTGTAGTTGCCTCGCCCATGCATTTGGCTCTCCTTAAACTCCCCAATATATTTGTCCCCATTGTCAAAAATAAACCGCCCCTTACCATTCTCGCAATCGCCAACGGTACAGCCTTTTTCTTGGGCAAAAAGGAAAAAAGGCAGAAAAAATAAACTCAAAAGTAGTGTGTGTTTCATAGTAGTATTTGCAGTTTGTCAAAAATAATAAACAAAGTAGGCTAAATTAGGGGCTTCCCGCAGCCCTTTTTAGCGGGGCTGCGGGCGCTATGCTACAGGGCTCGCTATTCGCTCGGCCCTTCGGCGCTAGCGCGCCTCGGTCTGGCCCTTTGGGCCACCCCTCCGCAGCGCTAAGCCATTTGGCCCTGCGGGCCATAGCGGCTCCGCCGCTAGAAAAGCCCAGCCCAAGGCCATTTGGGCCAAAATCGGGCCAAGGGAGATGCATTAAATATAGCTTAAAATCATAAGAACTTTTGCGCATCAAATAGCAAGTCTTTAGATTTATTCTAAATAACGAAACTTATGTCTAAATATACAACCACAAAATACCTCATTGAGGGAATGTCTTGCGGGGCTTGTGCCCAAAGTGCAGAAAAAATTCTCTCTCGTAGAAAAGAATTGACAAGGGTCAATGTAAATTACGCCAGCAAAAAGGTCCAAATTACAGCAGAACAAGCTCCAGACATTGAAGAGCTGAATGCCGCTTTGAAAAAAGCAGGCTACGAACTTTTGCCCCCAGCGCCCGATCAGCGTGCTTTGGCCAGAGAACGAGCCCAAAAAAAGCAAAAGAAATTGTTTAATCAATTGCTTTTGGCCAGTCTGTTTGCTACACCACTTTTTGTTGTCGCTATGCTGTTGCCGCCTTTTGCTGGCAGCAATTACCTCATGCTATTTTGGGCCTCTATGATTTTGTTTGGCCCTGGTCGACAGTTTTTTGTCAAAGCTTGGCAACAATTGCAAGTTGGACAATCCAATATGGATACTTTGGTGGCTTTGGGTACAGGAACGGCTTATCTATACAGTGTTGTCGCCACTTTCTTACCTGATTGGTGGAGTAGCCAAGGCCTCAGCCCCCACGTTTATTTTGAAACAGCAGGTTTACTCCAAACCTTTATCCTTTTGGGCCGCTACCTAGAAGGACGAGCCAAGGCTAAAGCATCTAAGGCCTTAGATGCCCTTTTGGATCTACAACCGCCAACGGTCCAAATTTGGCAATATGAAATCTGGACCGAAATGCCATTAGCGGCAGCCCAAGCAGGCGACCGCATACTCATCCGCCCAGGCGAACAAATTCCCTTAGATGCTACCATTCTCGAAGGCGAATCTGAAGTCGATGAACAACTACTCACAGGAGAATCTTTGCCCCAACACAAACAAGAAGGAGATGCCATTTGGGCCGGGACACTCAACCAAACGGGCCGCTTGGTTGTAGAAGCCAAAAAAGGAGCTGACCAAAGCCGTTTGGCTCAAATTATTGAGCTGGTCGAAACCGCCCAAAGTTCTAAAGCACCCATCCAAAAATTAGTAGATAAGATTTCAGGCATCTTTGTGCCCGTTATTTTGGTTCTGGCCTTGTTTACCGCTTTAATCTGGTTTTTTGTTGGTCCAGAACCTGTATGGAGCCATGCACTAAATAATATGGTGGCCGTTTTGGTCATTGCTTGTCCCTGCGCTCTTGGCTTAGCTACTCCTATGGCCATTATGTTGGGCATTGGACGAGGAGCAAAATTGGGCTTATTACTCAAGGGAGCAGAAAGTCTAGAAGCAGCCCAACAGATCGATGCTTTTGTATTTGATAAAACGGGCAGCTTAACCGAGGGCAAAATGCAGCTTCAAGCAGAAGAATGGCTACAGCCTATGACCGATTATTGGCCCGCACTTTATGCTTTAGAAGAAAATTCAGAGCATCCTTTGGCTAAAGCCTTATTAGGCTTGAGTGATCGCCCAACAGATTTGCCAAAAATAGAACAGTTTCAAGCGCTCTCTGGCCGAGGTATTTTGGGCCAAATTGCTGGACAAACTTATGCCGTGGGTAACCGTAAACTACTTTTGGAACAAGGGCTCTCTCTGAGCGACTTGGCCGAAGGCCCTTGGCGCGCTTGGGAGACTGAAGGGCAGTCGGTCCTCTTTTTAGCCGTTGAGCAACAACTTATTGCCGCTTTTGCCTTCTCTGATGTTTTGCGAGTAGGGGCCAAGGAAACTGTAGCGGCCCTACAAGCTCGTGGCATCAAAACCTATATGTTGAGTGGGGACCAAAAAGTGGTGGTGGATCGTCTCGCTAATGAATTAGGTATTGCCGAAGCCCAAGCAGAACTTTTACCAGAAGATAAAATCAATTTTATTAAGGACCTGCAGGCCCAAGGCCAACGGGTAGGAATGCTAGGCGATGGCTTAAATGATGCTCCTGCTTTGGCCCAAGCCGATTTAGGGGTTTCCCTAAACGCAGGAACAGGAGTGGCCCTAGAAGCTGCAGAAGCACTTTTGCTAAAGAATGAACCTTGGCAGCTAGTGCAATTGCTCGATTTGGGTCAAGCTAGTATGAAAATTTTGCGACAAAATTTATTTTGGGCCTTTGCTTACAACTTGCTAGGTATTCCAATTGCAGCAGGTTTGCTTTATCCTTTTACAGGTTATTTATTGGATCCGATGTTAGCTGGAGCGGCTATGGCTTTCAGTTCAGTTTCTGTAGTGCTCAATAGTTTGCGTCTGCTCTCTTGGCGAATGTCCAAGATGAGTGATTAGCTTGATTGTCATATTGTTGCTTTATACCTCATATCTATCTGGCCAATACTTGGGGAACTCCTTCTAGAAAGCTAAGTATTGGCCTAGCGCTGCGGAGTGGGTGGCGCAGAGCGCCAGACCGAGGCGGCAAGGCCGCCGAAGGGCCGAGCGAACAGCGAGCCCCGTAGCATAGCGCCGCAGCTTTGCTGCGGAGGCCCCAAAAACCTCAAAATAAGTCGCTCAACAAAAGGGGCTTTTGCTTAACAAGCCTTATATTTGCGCCCAAATTCTATTGCAAAACCGCTCATTGAGCTGCAGAATATATATAAACATGAAAATCTCACTTAACTGGTTGAAGCGTTACCTAAGTTGCGACCTATCTTTAGATAAAATTAGCGAAAGACTTACAGATATTGGGTTAGAAGTAGATGGGGTAGAAACCTCAGAAACGATTCCGGGTAGTTTGGAAGGCCTAGTTGTTGGTTATGTAGAAAGCTGTGAAAGACATCCGGATGCGGATAAGCTTTCTTTGACAAAAGTCAATGTAGGGGCAGAAGAATTGCTTCCTATTGTATGTGGAGCGCCTAATGTGGCGCAGGGGCAGAAAGTAGTTGTGGCCACCGTTGGCACTACTTTATATCCTGAAAAGGGAGATGCTTTTAAAATTAAGAAGGGGAAAATCCGTGGAGAGGTATCTATGGGAATGATTTGCGCCGAGGATGAAATCGGTTTGGGTCAATCTCATGCGGGCATTATGGTTTTGGACCAAGATGCGCCCGTTGGTAGCCCCATGGCAGACTATATCAATGGAATTGGGGGGTATAAGGGCAAAAAAGCCGAAACTGACGCCTTAATTGAGATTGGATTGACGCCCAACCGTTCGGATGCCACTAGCCATTATGGCGTTGCCTTTGATTTGGCAGCAGCCTTAAATTTTGAAGAGGAAGGAAGTGCAAAATTGGAGTTACCTTCTGTGGCTGACTTTGCCTTAGGGAGTTCAAAATTGGCGATGGGTTTAGACGTAAAAGCGACAGAGAAAGTAGTTCGTTATTCGGGTTTGGTCATTGAGGGCGTTAGCATTCAAGATTCTCCTGAATGGTTGCAGCAGCATCTCAAAGCCATTGGCATTCAGCCGACAAACAACATTGTTGATATTACTAACTTTGTTTTGCATGAGATAGGGCAGCCATTGCATGCCTTTGATTACGATCAGGTAAAAGGGGCCAAAATCCAGCTAGATTGTCTAGCGGCTGGCACGCCCTTTTTGGCTTTAGATGCTCAGGAGTATCCGCTTCGGGCCGAAGATCTCATGATTTGTGATGCAGAGGGGAAGGCCCTTTGTATGGCGGGTGTATATGGGGGGAAGGATTCTGGTGTTAGCGAAAAAACGGTAAACATCTTTTTGGAGTCGGCTTGTTTTGATGCTCAAAGCATTCGTCAATCGAGCATGAAGCACAATTTGCGTACGGATGCGGCTACTCGTTATGAGAAAGGCAGTGATCCCAATGCGACGATTTATGCGCTTCAGCGTGCGGCTCTATTGATTAAAGAGTTGGCGGGTGGCGAGTTTGCTAGTGAATTGATTGATTACTATCCGCAGCCAGTGGCTCGTCCGGAAGTAAAGTTGCGTTATAAGCGTCTTAACGGTTTGATTGGGGTAGAATTGCCCAAAGCCGAGGTCAAAAGAGTATTGGCTCTTTTGGATATGCCTATTATCAGTGAGGATGAGGAGCAATTGGTAGTGGCTGTGCCCACAAACAAGACCGATGTATTGCGAGAGGTAGACATCATTGAAGAGATTCTCCGCATTTATGGGTTCAACAAAGTGCCCAATTCGGATAAGGTGGCCTACAACCTTAGCTTTCCGCAAAAGCCAGAAAGCCTAAAGCTTCGTCATCGTTTGGCCGAAAACCTAGCGGCTGCTGGTTATACGGAAATGATGGCCCTATCGCTATCTAAAAATAGTTACTATGAAACCCTCTATCCTATTGCTGCAGAGAAATTGGTAGAGATTCACAATACCTCTAACCAAGAGCTTAGCCTAATGCGCCCATCTATGCTTATGGGGGGATTAGAAGCGATTTTGCACAACCAAAATCGCCAACAAGATAACCTTCGCTTTTTTGAGTTTGGCAAAACCTATCAGAGAGATGGGCAAGGAGCTTTTGTAGAAACGGAACGTCTAGCTTTCTTCCTTACTGGAAAGAAACAAGAGGAGAATTGGTTGCAAGCGCAGACGGACTTGAGTTATTACGATCTCAAGGCGGTAGTAGAAAACAGCCTCGCTAAGTTGGGTATTGATCTTAATGCGCGCAACATTCAGCAAGAAGTTATTGAAGATGAAAAGCCTTGGGCTTATGCACTTCAGGCAAGCATTCGCCTAGGCAAAACGGCAGATGAGTTGCTGGTTATGGGGCGTGTAGATCCTGAGTTGCTTTATGAATTTGGCATTAAAAAGCCGGTATACTTTGCTAGTCTCAATTGGGAGACCTTGATGAAGGTAGTCGCCAAGAAAAAGGTGAAATATCAGCCCATCAGTAAGTTCCCTAGCATGCGTAGAGACTTGGCGCTAGTCGTGGATAAAACTGTTCGCTTTGCTGAAATTGTAAAAATTGCAGAAAAGCAGGCAAAAAAATGGCTAAAAGCTGTAAATTTATTCGATATTTATGAGAATGCAAGCCAACTTGGAGAGGGCAAAAAGTCTTATTCCGTGAGCTTCATTTTCCTAGATGAAAATAAAACCTTGAAAGATAAAGAGGTGGATAAGGTGATGCAGCAGCTGATTGAACAGTACGAAAAACAACTGGCAGCGCTTATTCGTCGATAAACCTCTTAGCCTTATCA
This window contains:
- a CDS encoding glycosyltransferase family 2 protein, producing the protein MEPQPKIKKLSIIIPAYNEGRTIHRILNKVRAVNLPSGIEKEVVIVNDCSKDDTEEAIKRYQAAHPDLPIQYLAHEVNKGKGAALHTGIEHASGEYLIIQDADLEYDPEEYNDLLKPVLSGFADIVYGSRFMGGNPHRILFFWHSIGNKFLTFLSNMFSNLNLTDMETCYKLFRTDIIQQIELKENRFGFEPEVTAKIARIPKIRIYEVGISYYGRTYEEGKKIGWRDGFRAIYCILKYNVFTAKRKMFKNGVFQSKS
- a CDS encoding class I SAM-dependent methyltransferase yields the protein MGCSRANPKLVDPIGERTLERFGLARDFNYWMYQSIVAYCPSPCLEIGSGLGNISRHFIAEQKDICLTDLRPHYCEYLATEFETTSVQQLDLVANSFDEDNAALMEQFASVYALNVVEHIEDDRWALENCCKLIRKGGNLVILVPAHQFLYNSLDEALGHYKRYTKKELIHLFEELGLKVLKAQYWNAAAMAGWWWYGRVRKQRELPASPLKRFNQLLPIIKLLDRCLFGQIGNSVLIVGQKN
- a CDS encoding caspase family protein — its product is MKHTLLLSLFFLPFFLFAQEKGCTVGDCENGKGRFIFDNGDKYIGEFKESQMHGRGNYSFKNGNVYKGQFRANKRHGYGHFFHINGEQYIGEYVNNWREGEGTYKWPNGESFSGIFKSNQIVGEGVYTYADGSTAKVRWNNGQFETISTLVEEDIKTVTTDKDPLAGSNIDPTNIKGLVLPALSHIPEGKKRLALVFGNSTYEHKPLKNPQSDALAMAEELQRSGFEVMLYTNAKQEDMKRAIRDFGQKLKEEGGIGLFFYTGHGLQADGRNYLVPVNADIRKVQDIEFESVDLGRVLVEMDYAGNELNIVILDACRDNPYKKEFKSSRNTHNGLASINSAPYNSFIAFSTSPGAVAKNNPKGEHSLYVEELLTQMRQPNIQLEDIFKTVRRNVRKASEGVQIPWELSSIEDDFYFKQEQ
- a CDS encoding heavy metal translocating P-type ATPase — protein: MSKYTTTKYLIEGMSCGACAQSAEKILSRRKELTRVNVNYASKKVQITAEQAPDIEELNAALKKAGYELLPPAPDQRALARERAQKKQKKLFNQLLLASLFATPLFVVAMLLPPFAGSNYLMLFWASMILFGPGRQFFVKAWQQLQVGQSNMDTLVALGTGTAYLYSVVATFLPDWWSSQGLSPHVYFETAGLLQTFILLGRYLEGRAKAKASKALDALLDLQPPTVQIWQYEIWTEMPLAAAQAGDRILIRPGEQIPLDATILEGESEVDEQLLTGESLPQHKQEGDAIWAGTLNQTGRLVVEAKKGADQSRLAQIIELVETAQSSKAPIQKLVDKISGIFVPVILVLALFTALIWFFVGPEPVWSHALNNMVAVLVIACPCALGLATPMAIMLGIGRGAKLGLLLKGAESLEAAQQIDAFVFDKTGSLTEGKMQLQAEEWLQPMTDYWPALYALEENSEHPLAKALLGLSDRPTDLPKIEQFQALSGRGILGQIAGQTYAVGNRKLLLEQGLSLSDLAEGPWRAWETEGQSVLFLAVEQQLIAAFAFSDVLRVGAKETVAALQARGIKTYMLSGDQKVVVDRLANELGIAEAQAELLPEDKINFIKDLQAQGQRVGMLGDGLNDAPALAQADLGVSLNAGTGVALEAAEALLLKNEPWQLVQLLDLGQASMKILRQNLFWAFAYNLLGIPIAAGLLYPFTGYLLDPMLAGAAMAFSSVSVVLNSLRLLSWRMSKMSD
- the pheT gene encoding phenylalanine--tRNA ligase subunit beta, which produces MKISLNWLKRYLSCDLSLDKISERLTDIGLEVDGVETSETIPGSLEGLVVGYVESCERHPDADKLSLTKVNVGAEELLPIVCGAPNVAQGQKVVVATVGTTLYPEKGDAFKIKKGKIRGEVSMGMICAEDEIGLGQSHAGIMVLDQDAPVGSPMADYINGIGGYKGKKAETDALIEIGLTPNRSDATSHYGVAFDLAAALNFEEEGSAKLELPSVADFALGSSKLAMGLDVKATEKVVRYSGLVIEGVSIQDSPEWLQQHLKAIGIQPTNNIVDITNFVLHEIGQPLHAFDYDQVKGAKIQLDCLAAGTPFLALDAQEYPLRAEDLMICDAEGKALCMAGVYGGKDSGVSEKTVNIFLESACFDAQSIRQSSMKHNLRTDAATRYEKGSDPNATIYALQRAALLIKELAGGEFASELIDYYPQPVARPEVKLRYKRLNGLIGVELPKAEVKRVLALLDMPIISEDEEQLVVAVPTNKTDVLREVDIIEEILRIYGFNKVPNSDKVAYNLSFPQKPESLKLRHRLAENLAAAGYTEMMALSLSKNSYYETLYPIAAEKLVEIHNTSNQELSLMRPSMLMGGLEAILHNQNRQQDNLRFFEFGKTYQRDGQGAFVETERLAFFLTGKKQEENWLQAQTDLSYYDLKAVVENSLAKLGIDLNARNIQQEVIEDEKPWAYALQASIRLGKTADELLVMGRVDPELLYEFGIKKPVYFASLNWETLMKVVAKKKVKYQPISKFPSMRRDLALVVDKTVRFAEIVKIAEKQAKKWLKAVNLFDIYENASQLGEGKKSYSVSFIFLDENKTLKDKEVDKVMQQLIEQYEKQLAALIRR